One window of Oreochromis niloticus isolate F11D_XX linkage group LG23, O_niloticus_UMD_NMBU, whole genome shotgun sequence genomic DNA carries:
- the LOC100706347 gene encoding dedicator of cytokinesis protein 9 isoform X6: protein MISYFYFLNLLQCIYGCPGGPLFTKQAYAAVLHHQQNPEFYDEIKIELPTQLHEKHHLLFTFYHVSCDSNSKKKDVVETPVGQVWLPLLKDGRVIMNEQQLPVAANLPAGYLSSQDGVNKHSGLEIKWVDGGKPLFKVSTHLVSTVNTQDQHLHKFFHHCESMEMSEQASEGELVKYLKSLHAMEGHVMVNFLPTILNQLFCVLTRTTHEDVAVNVTRVMVHVVAQCHEEGLEHYLRSYVKFVLKQDPYSVTNVKTVHEELAKAMTAILKPSTDFLTSNKLLKHSWYFFEGLVKSMAHYLIEHGKVKVSRNQRFSASYYHAVETLVNMLMPHITQKYKDNLDAARNANRSLAVFIKRCFTFMNRGFVFKQINNYMNCFVPGDPKTLYEFKFEFLREVCNHEHYVPLNLPMPFWKGRIQRFQDLQLDYSLTDDFCRNHFLVGLLLREVGGALQESREIRQIAIQVLKGLMIKHTFDDRYASKSQQARLATLYLPLFGLLQENVYRLDIKESAPLDNCNVNNPREDSPVQTSMVTPQKPGSCIENALHKDVFGVISGTASPQSSTTNASSVHHADSKGSLVSTDSGNSLLDKSSDRTNSLEKNPCASALGSTVLRSDKLDQDEIKNLFMCFLHILKNMSEEALFAYWSKAASSELMDFFTLIEVCLYQFRYMGKRFIARIHEGAGPVGPDRKSLTLPVSRNRAGILHARLQQLGSLENAHTFNNTYSHTEADVNSQCLLEANVSTEVCLTVLDTLSTFIMGFKTQLNSDLGHNPLMKKVFQVHLCFLQIPQSEATLKQVFTSLRTFIYKFPCTFFDGRADMCASLCYEILKCCNSKLSSIRSYAAHLLYFLMKSNFDYTGRKSFVRTHLQVVIAVSKLIADVIGIGGMRFQQSLSIINNYANSDKTIKHTAFPSDVKDLTKRIRTVLMATEQMKEHENDPEMLVDLQYSLAKSYTSTPELRKTWLDSMARIHNKNGDLSEAAMCYVHVAALVAEYLWRKGMFRQGCSAFRVITPNIDEEAAMMEDVGMQDVHFSEEVLMELLEECVDGLWKAERYELIADVYRLIIPIYEQCRDFEKLAHLYDRLHRAYTKVMEVMHSGKRLLGTYFRVAFFGQYGTTYTHTLSDTAESLNLNGTLLFFKLRFLFFSLSF, encoded by the exons ATGATTTCTTACTTCTACTTTTTGAATCTACTGCAGTGCATCTATGGCTGCCCTGGAGGGCCTCTATTTACTAAGCAGGCATATGCAGCAGTCCTCCACCATCAGCAGAACCCTGAGTTTTATGACGAG ATAAAGATAGAGCTGCCTACTCAATTGCATGAGAAGCATCACCTTCTCTTCACCTTCTATCATGTGAGCTGTGACAGCAACAGCAAGAAGAAAGATGTGGTGGAAACTCCAG TTGGCCAAGTGTGGCTGCCTCTACTAAAGGATGGCAGAGTTATCATGAATGAACAACAACTTCCTGTGGCTGCCAATCTACCTGCTGGGTACCTCAGCTCCCAGGATGGTGTGAACAAG CACTCTGGGTTGGAGATCAAATGGGTGGATGGAGGAAAACCCCTTTTCAAAGTCTCAACTCATCTTGTATCCACAGTTAACACTCAG GATCAGCACTTGCATAAATTTTTTCACCACTGCGAAAGCATGGAGATGTCAGAACAAGCTTCGGAGGGAGAGCTTGTTAAATACCTGAAG AGTCTCCATGCAATGGAAGGTCACGTGATGGTAAACTTTCTGCCCACCATTCTCAACCAGCTATTCTGTGTCCTGACCAGAACCACACATGAGGATGTGGCTGTGAATGTGACCAG GGTGATGGTTCATGTGGTAGCACAGTGCCATGAAGAGGGACTTGAGCATTACCTGAGATCGTATGTCAAG TTTGTGTTGAAACAAGATCCCTATTCTGTCACCAATGTAAAAACTGTTCATGAGGAGCTGGCAAAAGCCATGACAGCCATTCTCAAACCATCAACAGACTTCCTGACTAGCAACAAGCTTCTAAAG CACTCCTGGTACTTCTTTGAAGGTCTGGTGAAATCCATGGCTCATTATCTGATAGAGCACGGGAAGGTTAAG GTCTCCAGGAACCAGCGCTTTTCTGCATCCTACTACCATGCAGTAGAGACTCTGGTCAATATGCTCATGCCACACATCACCCAGAAATATAAGGACAATCTTGATGCGGCTCGCAATGCCAACCGCAGCCTGGCAGTTTTCATTAAG CGCTGCTTCACCTTCATGAACAGAGGCTTTGTATTTAAGCAGATCAACAACTACATGAACTGCTTTGTTCCTGGAGACCCCAAG ACCTTATATGAATTCAAGTTTGAGTTCCTGCGGGAGGTCTGCAACCATGAGCACTATGTCCCTTTAAATCTGCCCATGCCTTTTTGGAAAGGGAGAATACAGAGGTTCCAGG ATCTCCAGCTGGACTACTCgctgactgatgacttctgtCGAAACCACTTCCTGGTGGGACTGCTGCTCAGGGAGGTGGGTGGTGCACTTCAGGAGTCCAGAGAGATTCGTCAGATTGCCATCCAGGTGCTCAAGGGACTGATGATCAAACACACGTTTGATGACCGCTATGCTTCCAAA AGCCAGCAGGCCAGACTTGCCACTCTCTACCTCCCTCTGTTTGGCCTGCTTCAGGAAAATGTTTATAGGCTTGACATCAAAGAGTCCGCGCCTCTCGACaattgtaatgtaaat AACCCACGAGAGGACTCTCCGGTACAGACCTCCATGGTGACTCCTCAGAAACCTGGCAGCTGCATAGAGAATGCTCTCCACAAAGATGTGTTTGGGGTCATCTCTGGAACAG CCTCTCCTCAAAGTTCCACTACCAACGCCAGCTCAGTTCACCATGCAGACTCCAAAGGCTCTCTGGTCTCTACCGACTCTGGGAACAGCCTGCTGGACAAGAGCAGTGACAGGACCAACTCTCTGGAAAAG AATCCGTGCGCATCAGCCCTGGGCAGCACTGTGCTGCGCTCTGACAAACTGGACCAGGATGAGATCAAAAACCTATTTATGTGTTTTCTGCATATCCTCAAGAACATGTCAGAGG AGGCTCTGTTTGCTTACTGGAGCAAAGCTGCTTCCTCAGAGCTAATGGACTTCTTCACACTGATAGA agTCTGCCTTTATCAGTTCAGATACATGGGGAAGAGATTCATCGCCAG GATCCATGAGGGGGCGGGGCCTGTAGGTCCTGACAGGAAATCACTGACTCTCCCTGTGTCTCGTAACAGAGCTGGGATCCTCCACGCCCGTCTGCAGCAGCTGGGATCTCTGGAGAATGCTCACACCTTTAACAACA CGTACTCCCATACGGAAGCAGATGTGAACAGCCAGTGCCTTCTAGAGGCCAACGTGTCTACAGAGGTCTGTCTCACTGTGCTGGACACACTTAGCACTTTCATCATGGGGTTCAAG ACCCAGCTGAATTCAGATCTCGGTCACAATCCCCTGATGAAGAAGGTTTTCCAGGTGCACTTGTGTTTTCTGCAGATACCTCAGTCTGAAGCCACCCTCAAACAGGTCTTCACCTCACTCAGGACTTTCATTTACAAG TTCCCTTGTACCTTCTTTGATGGCCGGGCCGACATGTGTGCCTCTCTCTGCTACGAAATTCTCAAGTGCTGTAACTCCAAGCTGAGCTCCATCCGTAGTTATGCTGCCCACCTTCTCTACTTTCTTATGAAAAGCAATTTCGACTACACAGGTCGCAAATCCTTTGTACGAACACATCTGCAG GTGGTAATTGCTGTCAGTAAGCTGATTGCTGACGTCATCGGCATAGGGGGTATGCGCTTCCAGCAGTCTCTCTCCATCATCAACAACTATGCCAACAGTGACAAGACCATCAAG CACACGGCGTTTCCTTCAGATGTGAAGGACCTAACAAAACGCATCAGGACAGTGCTGATGGCCACAGAGCAAATGAAGGAGCATGAAAATGACCCGGAAATGCTGGTAGATCTCCAATACAGCTTAGCCAAGTCCTACACCAGCACCCCTGAGCTCCGTAAAACCTGGTTGGACAGTATGGCTCGCATCCACAACAAGAATGGGGATCTTTCAGAG gcagctaTGTGTTACGTGCATGTTGCTGCTTTGGTGGCTGAGTATCTCTGGAGGAAAG GCATGTTCAGGCAGGGCTGCTCAGCTTTCCGTGTCATCACTCCGAACATTGACGAGGAAGCAGCCATGATGGAGGATGTTGGGATGCAGGATGTTCACTTCAGTGAG GAGGTGCTGATGGAGCTTTTGGAGGAGTGTGTTGATGGCCTCTGGAAGGCAGAGCGTTATGAGCTCATTGCTGATGTCTATAGGCTCATCATTCCCATTTATGAACAGTGCAGAGACTTTGAG AAACTGGCACACCTGTATGATAGACTCCACCGTGCCTATACTAAAGTGATGGAAGTAATGCATTCTGGCAAGAGGCTGCTTGGCACGTACTTCAGAGTGGCCTTTTTTGGACAG